A genomic stretch from Corvus cornix cornix isolate S_Up_H32 chromosome 7, ASM73873v5, whole genome shotgun sequence includes:
- the UMPS gene encoding uridine 5'-monophosphate synthase, whose protein sequence is MTNRNTDNSAAQARCGVPLCTQPPPSDTSTVFLACSDIKGWLTVSPVNAETKSVPSTDPEAVASVEFISISDNAVRPVLQILYIKAEYRTTRYDLTESLREPARGIVTLAASTERPFGNHPGSRRGEKPSGHIKPSVHRRFLLPGGNGLAAALGLGEGGTGLGEQRRDGAAGAAAAGRGRGPAPPLPAAHAVSPPRGPPALHHLRAPGRPWRRRLRGAVAAALSAAGALRFGHFVLKSGRASPVYIDLRGLVSHPRLLRQVAGLLFQAAQDAGLEYDCVCGVPYTALPLATIICAENQVPMLIRRKEGKDYGTKRMVEGTINPGETCLIIEDVVTSGSSVLETAEVLQKEGLKVTDAIVLLDREQGGKARLEEHGIRLHSVCTLSGVLEILQQRGEVAAEMVEKVKKFIQGSVFETVAQNGAAPVKRICKELSFSARAQLPGVHPIAARLLMLMEKKQTNLCLSADVTSPKELLQLAATLGPSICILKTHIDILNDFTQEVVKELRMLADQHEFLIFEDRKFADIGNTVKHQYEGGVFRIASWADIVNAHVVPGSGVVKGLKEVGLPLQRGCLLVAEMSSQGSLATGEYTKAAVQMAEDNPDFVFGFICGSRVSNKPEFLHLTPGVQLQTGGDNLGQKYLSPKEVIGEKGSDIIIVGRGILAVSDRLQEAEKYRKAAWESYMSRLGIPAED, encoded by the exons ATGACCAACAGGAATACAGACAACAGTGCAGCACAAGCTCGGTGTGGAGTGCCACTGTGCACACAGCCACCACCTTCAGACACCTCCACAGTGTTCTTAGCCTGCTCTGACATCAAAGGGTGGCTCACAGTGTCCCCAG TTAATGCTGAGACAAAGTCTGTGCCCTCAACTGACCCCGAGGCTGTGGCTTCAGTGGAGTTCATTAGCATTTCTGACAATGCTGTTAGGCCTGTGCTACAAATATTGTACATAAAGGCTGAATACAGAACCACACGTTATGACCTGACT GAATCTCTCAGGGAACCAGCCCGCGGGATTGTCACCCTGGCTGCATCCACCGAGCGGCCTTTTGGGAATCACCCCGGGAGCCGACGCGGCGAGAAACCCTCGGGTCACATCAAACCCTCCGTGCACCGGCGGTTTCTGCTTCCCGGGGGGAATGGGCTGGCGGCAGCACTGGGACTCGGGGAGGGCGGAACGGGCCTCGGGGAGCAGCGCCGGGACGGCGCAGCCGGGGCTGCCGCGGCGGGCAGGGGACgcgggccggccccgccgctccccgctgCTCACGCGGTGTCCCCGCCCCGCGGCCCTCCCGCCCTGCATCATCTCCGCGCGCCGGGCCGGCCATGGCGGCGGCGCCTGAGGGGGGCCGTGGCGGCGGCGCTGAGCGCGGCGGGCGCGCTGCGCTTCGGGCACTTCGTGCTGAAGAGCGGCCGCGCCTCCCCCGTGTACATCGACCTGCGCGGCCTCGTGTCCCACCCGCGCCTCCTCCGACAG GTTGCAGGACTTCTTTTCCAAGCAGCCCAAGATGCCGGTTTGGAGTACGACTGTGTGTGCGGCGTTCCCTACACGGCGTTGCCGCTGGCCACGATCATCTGCGCAGAAAATCAGGTTCCAATGCTTATAcggaggaaggaaggaaaagactACG gtacTAAGCGGATGGTAGAAGGCACCATTAATCCAGGAGAGACATGCCTGATCATTGAAGATGTGGTAACAAGTGGATCCAGTGTACTGGAAACTGCAGAAGTTCTTCAGAAAGAAGGATTAAAAGTCACAGATGCCATAGTGCTGTTggacagggagcagggtgggaaggcCAGGCTAGAGGAACATGGAATTCGCCTGCACTCTGTGTGCACCTTGTCTGGGGTGCTGGAGATTCTCCAGCAGCGAGGAGAAGTGGCTGCTGAGATGGTTGAAAAGGTGAAGAAATTCATTCAGGGAAGTGTGTTTGAGACAGTGGCTCAGAATGGTGCTGCTCCTGTGAAGAGAATCTGCAAGGAGCTGAGCTTCAGCGCCCGTGCCCAGCTGCCAGGGGTGCATCCCATTGCAGCCAGGCTTCTCATGCTCATGGAAAAGAAGCAGACAAACTTGTGCCTTTCTGCTGATGTCACCAgccccaaggagctgctgcagctaGCTGCCACCCTGGGCCCTAGCATCTGTATCCTGAAGACTCACATAGACATCTTGAATGATTTCACCCAGGAGGTAGTAAAGGAGTTGAGAATGCTCGCAGATCAACATGAATTCTTGATTTTTGAAGACAGGAAATTTGCAGATATTGGAAACACGGTGAAACATCAGTATGAAG GTGGTGTGTTCAGAATCGCATCCTGGGCGGACATAGTCAATGCCCACGTGGTTCCAGGCTCTGGAGTTGTGAAAGGTCTGAAGGAAGTAGGTCTTCCTCTGCAGCGTGGCTGTCTCCTCGTTGCTGAGATGAGTTCCCAAGGGTCTCTTGCCACGGGTGAATACACAAAAGCTGCA GTACAGATGGCTGAAGACAACCCAGATTTCGTTTTTGGATTCATATGTGGATCTAGAGTTAGTAATAAACCAGAATTTCTTCACTTAACCCCAGGAGTGCAGCTTCAAACTGGAG GTGATAACCTTGGACAGAAGTACCTAAGCCCCAAGGAAGTCATTGGTGAAAAAGGTTCAGATATCATTATTGTGGGACGTGGCATCTTGGCAGTTTCAGACCGTCTCCAAGAAGCAGAGAAGTACAGGAAGGCAGCTTGGGAGAGCTACATGAGCAGGCTTGGTATTCCTGCAGAAGACTGA